In the Podospora pseudocomata strain CBS 415.72m chromosome 5, whole genome shotgun sequence genome, one interval contains:
- a CDS encoding hypothetical protein (COG:U; EggNog:ENOG503P3CD), with protein sequence MRIRLPFAGVFTLLLLLSAYAGLSTLQLSPSLPLNDKALHFLTFFLLTLAFYWVIDTTRRRTLNLTLAICTVGGGIGSEILQGLLPNGREFDSYDVVANLVGSLAAVGLCSWYHKRMLERKRQRRYGGEGGAGEELERLHDGEEEDLELGEGLGLGRSFDGQQEQGVTTAAAAATTEERGKSLEEVVDDWDENEVDNWDDEEEEEEESEEDIGGAASGAGRVGVVNGKKRAD encoded by the exons atgagAATACGGCTCCCCTTCGCAG gcgtcttcaccctcctcctcctcctctcagccTATGCCggcctctccaccctccaactctccccctccctccccctcaacgaCAAAGCTCTCCACTTcctcaccttcttcctgTTAACCCTCGCCTTCTACTGGGTAATCGAcaccacccgccgccgcACCCTCAACCTAACCCTCGCCATCTGCaccgtcggcggcggcatcggTTCGGAAATTTTGCAAGGCCTTCTCCCCAACGGTCGGGAGTTTGATTCATATGATGTCGTCGCCAATTTAGTCGGTTCGTTGGCGGCGGTTGGGTTGTGTTCGTGGTATCATAAGCGGATGCTGGAAAGAAAACGGCAGAGGAGATatggtggcgagggtggtgctggggaggagctggagaggttgcatgatggagaggaggaggatttggagttgggggaggggttggggttgggcaggagTTTTGAtgggcagcaggagcagggtgtgacgactgctgctgctgctgctacgacggaagaaaggggaaaaagtttggaggaggtggtggatgattgGGATGAGAATGAGGTGGACAActgggatgatgaggaagaggaagaggaggagagtgaggaggatatcGGGGGGGCCGCTTCGGGTgctgggagggtgggggttgtgaacgggaagaagagagcaGATTAG
- a CDS encoding hypothetical protein (EggNog:ENOG503P36K; COG:S) produces MRTPILLSAHRAAAYYRPLGLTKSHRAALSNSTLIAHSRLHFQHRFNSSSSSSSSSSSSSSQPPLPLNLTPPDIQYNKTLNPPPTTRPPPFSIPENNPSLSLPRNLLAKGKAILTFYKTGLKSILVNRRLCYTPLDSLPEPLKQLKPYPDTRAALILKSRLRHDLGRLIPLSLILLVCAEFTPVVILGAPNLKVTPLTCRMPREVEAIRGRDRVVRKRARELYGKGEVEMDVVVGEVLRVGRPRFVPGWIYPGVMRKGKLERRLAWIVADDAMIVQGGGEGELVVEEVRVALEERGVDVLGKGEEELRGLLRKWLEITGQVEDLDVRREVVKGMVVQGEERWGRWERWEESKLTLEG; encoded by the coding sequence ATGAgaacccccatcctcctcagcgccCACCGCGCTGCTGCTTACTACCGCCCACTCGGCCTCACAAAATCTCATCGTGCCGCCTTGTCCAACTCAACTCTCATAGCTCACTCACGTCTTCACTTCCAACATCGattcaactcctcctcctcctcctcctcctcctcctcctcctcctcctcccaaccccccctcccgctcaacctcacccccccagACATCCAATACAACAAAACcctcaacccaccccccaccacccgtcccccccctttttccatCCCCgaaaacaacccctccctctccctcccacggaacctcctcgccaaaggCAAGGCCATCCTGACGTTTTACAAAACCGGCCTCAAATCCATCCTCGTGAATCGCCGCCTCTGCTACACGCCCCTCGACTCTTTGCCTGAGCCGCTCAAGCAGTTGAAACCCTACCCCGACACGCGCGCGGCGCTGATACTGAAGTCCCGGTTGAGACATGATTTGGGGAGGCTGATCCCCCTTTCGTTGATATTGCTTGTCTGCGCCGAGTTCACGCCTGTGGTTATACTGGGGGCGCCGAACTTGAAGGTCACGCCGTTGACGTGTCGGATGCcgagggaggttgaggcgatcagagggagggatagggtTGTGAGGAAACGGGCGAGGGAGCTGTacgggaagggggaggtggagatggatgtggttgttggggaggtgctgagggtggggaggccgAGGTTTGTGCCGGGGTGGATTTATCCGggcgtgatgaggaaggggaaacTGGAGAGGAGGCTGGCGTGGATTGTGGCGGATGATGCGATGATTGTgcagggcgggggggagggggagttggtggtggaggaggtgagggtggcgttggaggagaggggggttgatgtgctggggaagggggaggaggagctgagggggttgttgaggaagtggTTGGAGATCACGGGgcaggtggaggatttggatgtgaggagggaggtggtcaagggaatggtggtgcagggcgaggagaggtgggggaggtgggagaggtgggaggagagtaAATTGACGCTGGAGGGTTAG
- the SRO7 gene encoding Lethal(2) giant larvae sro7 (EggNog:ENOG503NU4G; COG:U; BUSCO:EOG09260931) has translation MASFLRAKQSGVATDLSAGLLPGSFNPDELARYGINSQVSCLAYDPIQSLLAVGTSPSTFSPRGKIYVFGRDRVHRILQPPNPSGGVSYRQLAFVNHSLVSLDSNNEVALWDLETCTQTSKYSYVKVSSLVTDPALDWAFVGSASSSGDVQVYDLDRARPVPFRLGNLAKEVYPREMIGDRAGVAAMAIHPRDIGKLAVGYAGGVVGVYSFKMGGVQRWYEPPPTGGMMIMRGKVKLTNVVWHPSGTFLMGGYENGVMVFWDVKEGRVVGVRDVYGSLDDLEGDKRDRVPLGRVKWACKGNNPDDTGLVVQGGWDKGEQQSGKRGISFLDLGPTPVYATSSWEVLGGYVKGRGERVVMEMPPGAEVVDYVLIPRQSPYFDGAQDPLAVMAMLSSGELITMSFPSGWAISPTNMLHPSLSFVHPFVQRIGVASVGRERWLGMVEMRSQGEAILKGGKGGNTRRKMVDVRNVILVAHADSTVRIWDVGFADEVENSGQLQVDVARAVGRFEDVSVSEVHMAEGTGEFAAGTKTGEVVVYKWGVNKFHGRDATTALDPKPGGLTDISTRAEPSLKEGLQPFVLYEMAQGPISALCVSDVGFIAVGSEGGHFSIIDLRGPSVIYTSPVTEFITQEKKSFSLKKSSSSHNKLEFPTAISFGVMTLEGDSYSSICCFVGTNLGHIATFRLLPSGQSYTAKPAGFIKTSADRVISLSPINSETGSPATATGQSVAGLRSNVQTPGVLVAVTQSEIRIFKPSTNKGASKSFDDQLCDSARVIHPPNLPPSVVCLFGDRTTRAYSIPSLKEVGRASLSMLDPSRTLSCVISKTGELIAWNGPSEIAVMPVYGSGKGLPVSTDSLISPERTLPPRPTISNLQWISGTQYVSPTDLDLLIGGEGRPPSKRVVRAEEVERATAGGGGYGGSSSQQQQEGWGDYLVRQVNERAEKLSFVDDAMMKLQEASSGWAEDVNKTVKEQKRGLLLGGLKKSFF, from the exons ATGGCGTCCTTTTTACGAGCCAAACAGAGCGGTGTTGCGACCGACCTGTCTGCCGGGCTGCTACCGGGGAGTTTTAACCCTGACGAGCTGGCCAGATATGGGATCAACTCCCAGGTTAG TTGTCTAGCCTACGACCCAATCCAATCCCTCCTCGCGGTCGGCACATCCCCATCGACCTTTTCTCCCAGGGGGAAAATCTACGTCTTTGGTCGTGACCGCGTCCATCGgatcctccaacctcccaatccctccgGGGGGGTTTCCTATCGACAGCTCGCCTTTGTGAATCATTCGTTGGTGTCACTTGATTCGAACAACGAGGTTGCCTTGTGGGATTTGGAGACTTGCACCCAGACGTCAAAGTACAGCTACGTTAAAGTTTCTAGTTTGGTCACTGATCCTGCTCTTGACTGGGCTTTTGTTGGGTCGGCGTCTTCTTCGGGGGATGTGCAAGTTTATGACCTTGACCGAGCGAGGCCGGTGCCGTTCCGGTTGGGGAATTTGGCGAAGGAGGTTTACccgagggagatgattgGGGATCgggcgggggtggcggcTATGGCGATACATCCGAGGGATATCGGGAAGCTGGCTGTGGGGTATgccgggggggtggtgggggtttaTAGTTTTAAGATGGGGGGGGTGCAGAGGTGGTATGAACCGCCGCCGActggggggatgatgataatgagggggaaggtgaagTTGACGAATGTGGTTTGGCACCCGTCGGGGACTTTTCTCATGGGGGGGTATGAGAATGGGGTGATGGTTTTTTGGGatgtgaaggaggggagggtggttggggtgagGGATGTTTATGGGTCGTTGGATGATCTGGAGGGAGATAAGAGGGATAGGGTGccgttggggagggtgaagtgGGCTTGTAAGGGGAACAATCCGGATGAtactgggttggtggtgcaggggggatgggataagggggagcagcagagcgggaagagggggatAAGTTTTCTTGATTTGGGGCCTACGCCGGTTTATGCGACGAGTTCgtgggaggttttgggggggtacgtcaaggggaggggggagagggtggtgatggaaatgCCGCCGGGcgcagaggtggtggattaTGTGTTGATCCCTAGACAGAGTCCGTATTTTGATGGGGCGCAGGATCCGCTTGCGGTTATGGCCATGTTGAGCTCTGGGGAGTTGATTACTATGAGTTTCCCGTCCGGGTGGGCGATTAGTCCGACGAACATGCTGCATCCGAGCTTGTCGTTTGTGCACCCGTTTGTGCAGAGGATTGGGGTGGCGAgtgtggggagggagaggtggttggggatggtAGAAATGAGGAGCCAGGGGGAGGCGATActgaagggggggaaggggggcaatacgaggaggaagatggtggaTGTGAGGAATGTGATTTTGGTGGCGCACGCGGATAGCACGGTGAGGATATGGGATGTCGGGTTTGCGGACGAGGTTGAGAACTCGGGGCAGTTGCAGGTTGAtgtggcgagggcggtggggaggtttgAGGATGTGAGTGTCAGTGAGGTGCATATGGCcgaggggacgggggagtTTGCCGCGGGGACgaagacgggggaggtggtggtttacAAGTGGGGGGTTAATAAGTTTCATGGGAGGGATGCGACGACGGCGCTGGATCCAAAGCCTGGAGGACTGACGGATATCAGTACGAGGGCTGAGCCTTCACTCAAAGAGGGTCTTCAACCCTTTGTGCTCTACGAGATGGCACAAGGTCCCATCTCGGCGCTTTGCGTCTCAGACGTAGGGTTCATCGCAGTCGGATCAGAAGGAGGACACTTCAGCATAATCGACCTCCGCGGCCCATCCGTCATCTACACCTCCCCAGTGACCGAGTTCAtcacccaagaaaagaagtccttctccctcaagaaatcctcctcctcccacaacaAGTTGGAATTCCCCACGGCTATTTCCTTTGGCGTCATGACACTCGAAGGAGACAGCTACTCCTCCATCTGCTGCTTCGTCGGCACAAACCTAGGCCACATTGCGACGTTCCGCCTCTTGCCGTCAGGGCAATCTTACACGGCAAAACCCGCCGGCTTCATCAAGACCTCAGCTGACAGGGTCATTTCCCTCAGCCCGATCAACTCGGAAACTGGTTCCCCGGCCACAGCAACGGGGCAGTCGGTCGCTGGTTTGAGGTCAAACGTCCAAACCCCCGGCGTTTTAGTCGCCGTAACCCAATCCGAAATCCGGATTTTCAAAccctccaccaacaaggGCGCGTCCAAATCTTTTGACGACCAGCTTTGCGACTCTGCCAGAGTCATCCACCCGCCTAATCTCCCACCGTCGGTTGTCTGTCTGTTCGGTGACCGCACCACAAGGGCGTATTCCATCCCGTCGCTCAAAGAAGTCGGCCGCGCAAGTTTGTCCATGCTGGACCCCTCCCGGACGCTGTCGTGCGTGATATCAAAAACGGGAGAGCTGATAGCGTGGAACGGACCGTCTGAGATTGCAGTCATGCCCGTTTATGGGAGTGGTAAAGGGCTCCCTGTGTCGACGGATAGTTTGATTTCGCCCGAGAGGACACTACCCCCCAGACCGACGATTTCGAATCTTCAGTGGATCTCGGGGACGCAATATGTCAGTCCGACGGATTTGGATTTGTTGatcgggggggaggggaggccgCCTtcgaagagggtggtgagggctgaggaggtggagcgTGCTactgctggtggtggggggtacGGCGGGAGCAGtagccagcaacaacaagagggCTGGGGAGATTATTTGGTCAGGCAGGTGAAtgagagggcggagaagcTCAGCTTTGTGGACGATGCGATGATGAAGCTGCAGGAGGCGAGCAGCGGGTGGGCGGAGGATGTCAACAAGACGGTCAAGGAgcagaagagggggttgttgctgggggggttgaagaagagtttCTTTTGA
- a CDS encoding hypothetical protein (COG:G; EggNog:ENOG503P1HI; CAZy:AA9), whose translation MKFLSLLAAASTATAHTIFVQLDAGGKVYPVSHAIRTPTYDGPITNVNSNDLACNGGPNPTMKSNEVITVQAGTTVKAVWRHTLTSGPNNVMDASHKGPTLAYLKKVSNALTDTGIGGGWFKIQEDGYNGGNWGTSKVINNAGLHYITSDIPSCIAPGQYLLRAEMIALHGAGSSGGAQLYMECAQINIVGGTGAVSPKTYSIPGIYKSNDPGILVNIYSMTTSSKYTIPGPPLFTCAGGSGGSGPVTTQPEPVVEEVPAPTQPEPVDSGCEAAQWQQCGGQNYSGCTRCAAGFTCKNINQYYHQCS comes from the exons ATGAAGTTCTTGTCCCTTCTTGCCGCTGCCTCCACGGCGACGGCTCATACCATCTTTGTCCAGCTCGATGCCGGGGGCAAGGTGTATCCTGTCTCGCACGCTATCCGGACTCCCACCTATGATGGCCCGATCACCAACGTTAACTCGAATGACTTGGCCTGCAATGGGGGGCCAAACCCGACGATGAAGTCGAATGAGGTCATCACCGTCCAGGCAGGCACGACGGTCAAAGCGGTGTGGAGGCACACGCTGACTTCGGGGCCGAATAATGTCATGGATGCTTCCCACAAGGGGCCGACGTTGGCGTATTTGAAAAAGGTTAGCAATGCGCTGACCGACACGGGGattggaggggggtggttcaAGATTCAGGAGGATGGCTATAACGGAGGGAATTGGGGGACCAGCAAGGTTATCAATAATGCTGGGTTGCATTATAT TACTAGTGATATCCCCTCTTGCATCGCCCCGGGCCAATACCTCCTCCGCGCCGAGATGATTGCTCTCCACGGCGCTGGTTCGTCCGGTGGTGCTCAGCTTTAT ATGGAATGCGCCCAAATCAACATCGTCGGCGGGACTGGCGCCGTCTCGCCCAAGACGTACTCCATCCCCGGCATCTACAAGTCCAACGACCCGGGTATTTTGGTCAACATCTACTCCATGACCACGTCCTCAAAGTacaccatccctggcccacccctcttcacctgcgccggcggcagcggaggaTCAGGTCCGGTGACGACCCAACCCGAAccagtggtggaggaggtgccggCCCCGACCCAGCCAGAGCCGGTGGACAGCGGGTGTGAGGCTGCGCAGTGGCAGCAGTGCGGTGGGCAGAATTATTCTGGTTGCACCAGGTGCGCGGCTGGGTTTACGTGTAAGAATATCAATCAGTACTATCATCAGTGCTCGTAG
- a CDS encoding hypothetical protein (COG:J; EggNog:ENOG503Q38V): MAPTAVFTQNAPAPIPQLSQAIKHNGMVFCSGSLATDPKTGKFIEGSFQDRVRQCLDNLKEVLLAAGSSLDHVVKVNVFLTDMKNFKDMNEVYDQFFTKEPKPARTCVAVYQLPLGTDVEVECIAAEMPKAKL, encoded by the exons ATGGCCCCCACCGCCGTCTTCACCCAAAACGCCCCCGCGCCCATCCCGCAGCTCAGCCAAGCCATCAAGCACAACGGCATGGTGTTCTGCTCCGGCTCTCTCGCCACCGATCCCAAGACTGGAAAGTTCATCGAGGGTTCCTTCCAAGATCGCGTG AGACAATgcctcgacaacctcaaggagGTCCTCCTAGCGGCGGGAAGCAGCCTAGACCATGTCGTAAAGGTCAATGTCTTCTTGACCGACATGAAGAACTTCAAGGACATGAACGAGGTTTATGATCAGTTTTTTACCAAAGAGCCCAAGCCG GCGCGGACTTGTGTAGCTGTTTACCAGCTGCCTTTGGGGACtgatgttgaggtggagTGCATTGCTGCTGAGATGCCAAAGGCTAAGCTCTGA
- a CDS encoding hypothetical protein (EggNog:ENOG503NWTF; COG:G): MNSSSEKVAAGEVNNIENADSKAGSKAGSDVHRSPADFGFTPEQEKAILRRVDRRLVLTVGAMYCISLMDRTNLGAANIAGMGVDLVLIGNRYSLISLLFFVTYIIFQPPSTILVRKIGPRLHLAAITVLWGAVMIGMGFVVNWEQMAGMRLLLGVLEAGFFPSAVYLLSTWYTRYEVGKRNAVFYLIGSCASAFAGILAYGIMQMKGLADMNGWRWIFVIEGILTCVLGLVGYWLLVDFPDSKRESWSFLGPTEKEWICARVNADRGDVKIQEFSIKKYLGAGLDWKIWAYAMIFFNTTTVTYALAYFLPIILNLELGFSVGEAQCLVAPPYAFAAIIIYLSGWIGDKYHVRGPVIVGNIILCMIGLPIMGFAKSSAVRYFGVFFVTAGANANVSTALSYQANNIRGQWKRAFCSATFVMFGGIGGIAGSLVFRGEDAPHYRPGLYACIATSGLTLILVGILSLSFYRSNSAADRGEKELEADGDEDYEPGFRYTY, translated from the exons ATGAACTCCTCTTCGGAGAAGGTCGCCGCCGGCGAAGTCAACAACATTGAGAATGCTGACTCCAAGGCTGGCTCCAAGGCTGGCTCGGATGTCCACCGCTCGCCTGCTGACTTTGGCTTCACGCCAgagcaggagaaggccaTTCTCAGACGGGTCGATCGCCGTCTCGTCTTGACTGTCGGTGCCATGTACTGCATCTCGCTCATGGACCGTACCAACTTGGGTGCCGCCAACATCGCCGGCATGGGTGTTGATCTCGTCTTGATTGGAAACCGCTAC TCTCTCATCTCCCTCTTGTTCTTCGTCACCTACATCATCTTCCAGCCCCCATCCACCATTCTTGTCCGCAAGATTGGTCCCAGATTGCATTTGGCTGCCATCACTGTCTTGTGGGGTGCCGTCATGATTGGTATGGGTTTCGTCGTAAACTGGGAGCAGATGGCCGGCATGAGACTTCTTCTCGGTGTGTTGGAGGCTGGCTTCTTCCCCAGCGCTGTCTACCTTTTGAGCACCTGGTACACTAGAT ATGAGGTCGGAAAGAGAAACGCCGTCTTCTATCTCATTGGTTCTTGCGCCAGTGCCTTTGCTGGTATCCTGGCTTACGGA ATCATGCAAATGAAGGGCCTTGCTGACATGAACGGTTGGAGATGGATCTTCGTCATTGAAGGTATCCTAACCTGCGTGCTCGGTCTTGTCGGCTACTGGCTCCTCGTCGACTTCCCCGACTCCAAGAGAGAGTCCTGGTCTTTCCTTGGCCCCACCGAGAAGGAGTGGATTTGCGCTCGTGTCAACGCCGACCGTGGTGATGTCAAGATCCAGGAATTCTCCATCAAGAAGTACCTCGGTGCCGGTCTCGACTGGAAGATTTGGGCCTACGCCAtgatcttcttcaacaccaccaccgtcacctACGCCCTCGCCTACTTCTTGCCCATCATTCTCAACCTCGAGCTCGGATTCTCGGTCGGCGAGGCTCAGTGCCTGGTTGCTCCTCCCTATGCCTttgccgccatcatcatctaccTCTCTGGCTGGATCGGCGACAAGTACCACGTCCGCGGCCCCGTCATTGTCGGAAACATCATCCTCTGCATGATTGGTCTCCCTATCATGGGCTTCGCCAAGAGCTCGGCCGTCCGCTACTTTggcgtcttcttcgtcaccgCCGGCGCCAACGCCAACGTCTCGACCGCCCTGTCCTACCAGGCCAACAACATCCGCGGCCAGTGGAAGCGCGCCTTTTGCTCGGCCACCTTTGTCATGTTTGGCGGCATCGGCGGCATCGCCGGCTCGCTCGTCTTCAGAGGCGAGGACGCGCCCCACTACCGCCCCGGTCTCTATGCCTGCATTGCCACCAGCGGTCTTACTCTGATCCTGGTTGGCATTCTCAGCTTGAGCTTCTACCGGTCTAACAGCGCGGCCGACAGGGGCGAGAAGGAGCTTGAGgctgatggcgatgaggattATGAGCCTGGGTTCCGTTACACTTACtaa
- a CDS encoding hypothetical protein (COG:P; COG:Q; EggNog:ENOG503NZFG), with amino-acid sequence MGLFTYRFIEGLTEAEKQARRRALDNYGLAAQLSDLLPVVLILLYRLTKWVVRERVDGSANGEYAAVPSSPVMKKRREEGVRSWSVRKRRLRWWLGEDVVAAGHVYGQRDQWIVGVVWFLWLAVLSVKDTGEDYLHLTKRFGIVAVSQYPLQYLLSLKSLNPFSYLLKSSHEQVNRWHRVSARVTTTLLFIHAALYLNFYIQNNRLYRLGVPLVLAGVVAFFFLNLMLTTALRPVRRFSYRLFFITHLLLAISIPFLILFHAAPARPYMIQALLVFFVDLISRKMDTVTGHAKFESIPGTNLVKLSAAIPHVKINRFRGSPGSHIYLSIPAAARATFQDPTSISHLLFEFLFNPFTVASVGEQESEVTMIARHNGGPMTAALGHYAVLAKQQQQQQQQQQPPSRSANSLSIPDARNEGKIPLNIEGPYGSVTHFPNLGQFDRVLLVAGGVGATFTVPVYKSVVAENPNAKVKMVWSVRTAGDATWALLREGLMDDENVQIYVTGVTEGRTRGGVWDQQQQDGGEGSGAEGTEMSRMFRRRSGSNSGGSGGGGAGGRFTSLHNRQRPDLRRVVDEMFRHGQEEKVAVVVCGPEEMARELREYVGVWVRRGRVVWFHKEGFGF; translated from the exons ATGGGACTGTTCACCTACCGCTTCATCGAAGGCCTGACCGAAGCCGAAAAGCAGGCACGGCGCCGCGCGCTGGACAACTACGGCCTTGCGGCTCAGCTTTCGGAtttgctgccggtggtgttgatcttgcTGTATAGGCTGACGAAGTGGGttgtgagggagagggtggatgggagtGCCAATGGGGAGTATGCTGCTGTGCCGAGCTcgccggtgatgaagaagaggagggaggagggggtgaggtcTTGGAGcgtgaggaagaggcggttgcggtggtggttgggggaggatgtggttgcGGCGGGGCATGTTTACGGGCAGAGGGATc AATGGATTGTTGGGGTCGTGTGGTTTCTTTGGCTGGCGGTGCTTTCAGTCAAGGATACGGGAGAGG ACTACCTCCACCTAACCAAACGCTTCGGCATCGTCGCCGTCTCCCAATACCCCCTCCAatacctcctctccctcaagtccctcaaccccttctcctacctcctcaaatcctcccACGAACAAGTCAACCGCTGGCACCGCGTCTCGGCCCGggtaaccaccaccctcttgtTCATCCACGCAGCCCTCTACCTGAACTTCTACATCCAAAACAACCGCCTCTACCGCCTCGGCgtccccctcgtcctcgccggcgtcgtcgccttttttttcctcaacctcatgctcaccaccgccctccgccCCGTCCGTCGCTTCTCCTACcgcctcttcttcatcacccacctcctcctcgccatctccatccccttcctcatcctcttccacgCCGCCCCGGCAAGGCCATACATGATCCAGGCCCTGCTCGTCTTTTTTGTCGATCTGATCTCGAGAAAAATGGACACGGTGACTGGCCACGCAAAGTTTGAGTCCATCCCGGGCACGAACCTCGTCAAACTCAGCGCTGCGATCCCTCACGTCAAGATCAATCGGTTCAGGGGCAGCCCGGGAAGCCACATctacctctccatccccgcagcagcaagagcgACTTTCCAAGACCCGACGAGCATATCGCACCTGCTGTTTGAGTTTCTGTTCAACCCTTTTACTGTCGCGAGCGtgggggagcaggagagcGAGGTGACGATGATTGCGAGGCACAATGGGGGTCCGATGACGGCTGCGCTGGGGCATTATGCTGTTTTGGCtaagcagcagcagcagcagcagcagcagcagcaacctccttctcgatCCGCCAACAGTTTGTCGATTCCCGACGCGAGAAACGAGGGGAAGATCCCGCTTAACATTGAGGGGCCGTACGGATCGGTGACGCACTTTCCGAATCTCGGCCAGTTTGACAGGGTGCTGCTCGTGGCGGGCGGTGTAGGGGCTACGTTCACTGTGCCGGTGTACAAATCTGTCGTGGCGGAGAACCCGAACGcgaaggtgaagatggtTTGGAGCGTGAGGACTGCGGGGGATGCGACGTGGGCGCtgctgagggaggggttgatggatgatgagaatgtgCAGATATATGTCACGGGggtgacggaggggaggacgaggggtggggtttgggatcagcaacagcaggatggtggggaggggagtggagCGGAGGGGACGGAGATGAGCAGGATGTTTAGACGGAGGAGCGGGAGTAACAGCGGcgggagcggtggtggtggggcgggggggaggtttaCCAGTTTGCATAATCGGCAGAGGCCggatttgaggagggtggtggatgagatgTTCAGGCatgggcaggaggagaaggtggcggTTGTGGTGTGCGGgccggaggagatggcgagggagttgagggagtatgtgggtgtttgggtgaggagggggagggtggtttggtTTCACAAGGAGGGTTttgggttttga